In Shewanella sp. VB17, a single genomic region encodes these proteins:
- a CDS encoding peptidoglycan DD-metalloendopeptidase family protein, whose product MGKVITLLKLLPKMHQILLTVLVSITLVILILLVDNTQKLKHANQQLSGTVELDHLGTPSSNKNTLNNQEQLKVPLAFRTPVSPSSSNTEQKSAEQTTTVNIDSSMNNTEKFKVKSGDTLAALFKRANLSSRDVYEITLLPQAKKHLLKIMPNQEIIIAKNTQGEFTELTFHLDPISTLIITKNDSGYKEKIVNKEIENRPKFASATINSNFWNSGVSADLTPNQIMQLATIFGWDIDFALDIRKEDNFAIIFEEEFADGKFLRNGNILAAEFINQGDRYTAVRYTDGNYYSEDGRSMRKAFLRSPVDFKYVSSSFNPKRLHPVTGQVRAHRGVDYVAAVGTPIKAAGKGRVIKSAYNQYNGNYVFIKHNDTYTTKYLHLKKRKVKQGENVKQGQIIGTLGSTGRVTGAHLHYEFIVNGTHRNPRTVKLPKSLPIANKEKSTFLALSKQIMTKLQQNKQVLLASQSHD is encoded by the coding sequence ATGGGAAAGGTTATAACATTATTAAAATTGCTACCCAAAATGCACCAAATATTGCTAACAGTTTTGGTTTCCATCACTTTAGTTATTTTAATTCTACTCGTTGATAACACACAAAAATTAAAACATGCTAACCAGCAGCTTTCTGGTACCGTTGAGCTTGATCATCTCGGTACACCATCTTCAAACAAAAATACACTCAACAACCAAGAACAATTAAAAGTTCCCCTTGCTTTTCGCACCCCAGTATCACCTTCTTCCAGCAACACAGAACAAAAGAGTGCTGAACAAACAACAACCGTCAATATAGACAGCTCAATGAACAACACCGAAAAATTTAAAGTAAAAAGTGGTGACACCTTAGCGGCACTCTTTAAACGTGCAAATTTAAGTTCACGTGATGTTTATGAAATAACGTTACTGCCTCAAGCAAAAAAACACTTGCTTAAGATCATGCCAAATCAAGAAATCATCATCGCTAAAAATACTCAAGGGGAGTTCACTGAGCTTACGTTCCATTTAGATCCTATCTCGACATTAATCATCACTAAAAATGACAGCGGTTATAAAGAAAAAATCGTGAACAAAGAAATCGAAAACCGTCCTAAATTTGCCAGTGCTACAATCAATAGCAATTTCTGGAATTCAGGTGTTTCCGCAGATCTCACGCCAAATCAAATCATGCAGCTCGCCACCATTTTTGGCTGGGATATTGATTTTGCCCTAGATATCAGAAAAGAGGATAACTTTGCCATCATCTTCGAAGAAGAGTTTGCTGATGGTAAATTTCTACGTAACGGTAATATTCTCGCCGCTGAGTTTATTAATCAAGGCGATCGTTATACCGCCGTGCGTTACACTGATGGTAACTACTATTCGGAAGATGGACGTAGTATGCGTAAAGCTTTTCTACGCTCCCCTGTCGATTTTAAGTATGTCAGTTCCAGCTTTAATCCTAAACGACTTCACCCTGTAACTGGCCAAGTACGTGCTCACAGGGGAGTTGACTATGTCGCCGCCGTCGGCACCCCCATTAAAGCAGCAGGTAAAGGCAGAGTGATCAAATCTGCATATAATCAATACAATGGTAACTACGTGTTCATTAAACACAATGACACCTACACCACTAAATACTTACACCTTAAAAAGCGTAAAGTTAAACAAGGCGAGAATGTTAAACAAGGGCAGATAATTGGTACATTAGGGTCAACAGGTCGAGTGACCGGTGCACATCTTCATTATGAGTTCATCGTGAATGGAACACACCGCAATCCAAGAACCGTTAAGCTACCAAAATCATTACCGATTGCCAATAAAGAAAAATCAACATTTTTAGCCCTTAGCAAGCAAATAATGACTAAGCTTCAGCAGAACAAACAAGTATTACTTGCTTCACAGTCGCATGACTAA